Proteins from a single region of Trichomycterus rosablanca isolate fTriRos1 chromosome 16, fTriRos1.hap1, whole genome shotgun sequence:
- the add1 gene encoding alpha-adducin isoform X3, producing MNGDSGAGVVAATPPTNPPHKERYFDRVDESSAEYQRERNMAPDLRQDFNMMEQRKRVSMILQSPAFCDELETLIQDQMRKGKNPTSLLALQQIADFMTTSVPTMYPAAPQGGMAALNMSLGMVTPVNDLRGSDSIAYEKGEKLLRCKLAAFYRLADLFGWSQLIYNHLTVRLNSEQERFLIVPFGLLYSEVSASSLVKINLQGEIVERGSTNLGVNQAGFTLHSAIYAARPDVKCIVHIHTPAGAAVSAMKCGLLPISPEALYLGEVAYHDYHGILVDDEEKILIQKNLGPKSKVLILRNHGLVSVGETVEEAFYYIHNLVTACEIQVRTLASAGGPDNLVMLDPGKYKMRPRYLEPTGDGTTPHPKWQIGEQEFEALMRMLDNLGYRTGYPYRCPALRDRAKKYSDVEIPPSATSYSYTEDSDSGARSPLKHSFQRGQRDKTRWLNSGRPDDTPDEGSEGGGSPKGKTKWTKEESARQVAVANQFVPLNTNPKEVQEMRNKIREQNLQDIKTAGPQSQVLTGAVVDRSFIQGELVTASKAIIEKEYQPRVIVTKTGPNPFTKLTDQELEQYRREVELKQKGPEVQVSESGGSLKSGAEGVPTPPAPSDDKSEAPGDTSAALQSQGTESGADSPHKEFHSAVLKALTTEISGHELPDRDGPAADQTQEPGEVGKAPSPTRTPPSTPIRVEEERQQDQSPKDDSDSTTLRQTLPDLTPDEPAETVALPEEDPAPSQPEPSPAQTDGEEQVGADGDQASDDSPNKSPSKKKKKFRTPSFLKKSKKKSES from the exons ATGAACGGAGACTCCGGCGCTGGGGTGGTGGCGGCCACTCCGCCCACCAACCCGCCCCACAAGGAGCGCTACTTCGACCGGGTGGACGAGAGCAGCGCCGAGTACCAGAGAGAGAGGAACATGGCGCCCGACCTCCGGCAGGACTTCAACATGATGGAGCAGCGGAAGAGGGTGTCCATGATCCTGCAGAGTCcg GCCTTCTGCGATGAGCTGGAGACTCTGATCCAGGATCAGATGAGAAAGGGAAAGAACCCCACCAGCCTGCTGGCCCTGCAGCAGATCGCCGACTTCATGACCACCAGCGTGCCCACCATGTACCCTGCTGCCCCTCAGGGTGGCATGGCTGCCCTTAATATGA GTTTGGGCATGGTGACCCCGGTGAACGATCTCCGTGGTTCTGACTCCATCGCCTATGAGAAAGGAGAGAAGCTGCTGCGCTGTAAACTGGCCGCGTTCTACCGCCTGGCCGACCTGTTCGGCTGGTCCCAGCTCATCTACAACCACCTGACC GTCAGGCTGAACTCTGAACAGGAGCGCTTTCTCATCGTCCCCTTCGGACTCCTGTACAGTGAAGTCTCAGCTTCCAGTCTG GTGAAGATCAACCTGCAGGGCGAGATCGTGGAGAGGGGCAGCACTAACCTGGGCGTGAACCAGGCCGGCTTCACCCTCCACTCTGCCATCTACGCAGCCCGACCCGACGTGAAGTGCATCGTTCACATCCACACTCCTGCCGGTGCAGCG gtttcTGCGATGAAGTGTGGCCTCCTGCCCATCTCTCCCGAGGCTCTGTATCTCGGTGAGGTGGCTTACCACGACTACCACGGCATCCTGGTGGACGACGAGGAGAAGATTCTTATACAGAAGAACCTGGGACCCAAAAGCAAG gtgctGATTCTGAGGAACCACGGACTGGTGTCGGTAGGAGAAACTGTAGAAGAGGCTTTTTACTACATCCACAACCTGGTCACAGCCTGTGAGATTCAG GTTCGTACCCTTGCCAGCGCTGGTGGCCCTGATAACCTGGTCATGTTGGACCCGGGGAAGTACAAGATGCGCCCTCGTTACCTGGAGCCCACCGGTGACGGGACGACTCCGCACCCCAAGTGGCAGATCGGGGAGCAGGAGTTCGAAGCCCTGATGCGCATGCTGGATAATTTG GGCTACCGGACCGGCTACCCGTACCGCTGCCCGGCCCTGCGCGACAGAGCCAAAAAGTACAGTGACGTAGAGATCCCGCCGTCCGCCACCAGCTACTCGTACACGGAGGACAGCGACTCGGGCGCTCGCTCCCCGCTCAAGCACAGCTTCCAGCGGGGGCAGCGCGACAAGACCCGCTGGCTGAACTCGGGCCGGCCGGACGACACCCCCGACGAGGGGTCCGAGGGCGGCGGCAGCCCCAAGGGGAAGACTAAG TGGACGAAGGAGGAGAGCGCCCGACAAGTCGCCGTGGCCAATCAGTTCGTCCCCCTCAACACCAACCCCAAAGAGGTCCAGGAGATGCGCAACAAG ATCCGCGAGCAGAACCTGCAGGACATCAAGACCGCTGGACCGCAGTCCCAGGTTCTCACGGGCGCCGTGGTGGATCGCTCCTTCATCCAG GGGGAGCTGGTCACGGCCTCTAAAGCCATCATAGAGAAGGAGTACCAGCCTCGGGTGATCGTCACCAAGACCGGACCGAACCCGTTCACCAAGCTGACGGATCAGGAGCTGGAGCAGTACCGCCGAGAGGTGGAGCTCAAGCAGAAAGGTCCAGAAG TACAGGTCTCCGAGTCCGGCGGTTCGCTGAAGTCCGGCGCGGAGGGAGTTCCGACTCCTCCCGCGCCGTCGGACGACAAATCTGAGGCGCCCGGCGACACCTCGGCTGCCCTCCAAAGCCAAGGTACGGAGTCTGGGGCGGATTCGCCGCACAAGGAGTTTCACAGCGCCGTGCTGAAAGCCCTGACCACTGAGATATCCGGGCACGAGCTGCCGGATCGAGACGGCCCCGCCGCAG ATCAAACTCAGGAGCCCGGGGAGGTAGGAAAAGCTCCCAGCCCCACCCGTACACCCCCTAGCACCCCGATTCGAGTAGAAGAAG AGCGCCAGCAGGATCAGAGCCCCAAAGACGACAGCGACTCCACCACTTTAAGACAGACCCTTCCCGACCTGACCCCCGACGAGCCCGCAGAGACCGTCGCCCTCCCCGAGGAAGACCCCGCCCCCTCTCAGCCGGAGCCCAGCCCCGCCCAGACGGACGGGGAGGAGCAGGTCGGCGCCGACGGCGACCAGGCCAGCGACGACTCCCCGAACAAATCCCCGtcgaagaagaagaagaaattcCGCACGCCCTCGTTCCTCAAGAAAAGCAAAAAGAAGTCGGAGTCCTAG
- the add1 gene encoding alpha-adducin isoform X2: MNGDSGAGVVAATPPTNPPHKERYFDRVDESSAEYQRERNMAPDLRQDFNMMEQRKRVSMILQSPAFCDELETLIQDQMRKGKNPTSLLALQQIADFMTTSVPTMYPAAPQGGMAALNMSLGMVTPVNDLRGSDSIAYEKGEKLLRCKLAAFYRLADLFGWSQLIYNHLTVRLNSEQERFLIVPFGLLYSEVSASSLVKINLQGEIVERGSTNLGVNQAGFTLHSAIYAARPDVKCIVHIHTPAGAAVSAMKCGLLPISPEALYLGEVAYHDYHGILVDDEEKILIQKNLGPKSKVLILRNHGLVSVGETVEEAFYYIHNLVTACEIQVRTLASAGGPDNLVMLDPGKYKMRPRYLEPTGDGTTPHPKWQIGEQEFEALMRMLDNLGYRTGYPYRCPALRDRAKKYSDVEIPPSATSYSYTEDSDSGARSPLKHSFQRGQRDKTRWLNSGRPDDTPDEGSEGGGSPKGKTKWTKEESARQVAVANQFVPLNTNPKEVQEMRNKIREQNLQDIKTAGPQSQVLTGAVVDRSFIQRATIWHGELVTASKAIIEKEYQPRVIVTKTGPNPFTKLTDQELEQYRREVELKQKGPEVQVSESGGSLKSGAEGVPTPPAPSDDKSEAPGDTSAALQSQGTESGADSPHKEFHSAVLKALTTEISGHELPDRDGPAADQTQEPGEVGKAPSPTRTPPSTPIRVEEERQQDQSPKDDSDSTTLRQTLPDLTPDEPAETVALPEEDPAPSQPEPSPAQTDGEEQVGADGDQASDDSPNKSPSKKKKKFRTPSFLKKSKKKSES; encoded by the exons ATGAACGGAGACTCCGGCGCTGGGGTGGTGGCGGCCACTCCGCCCACCAACCCGCCCCACAAGGAGCGCTACTTCGACCGGGTGGACGAGAGCAGCGCCGAGTACCAGAGAGAGAGGAACATGGCGCCCGACCTCCGGCAGGACTTCAACATGATGGAGCAGCGGAAGAGGGTGTCCATGATCCTGCAGAGTCcg GCCTTCTGCGATGAGCTGGAGACTCTGATCCAGGATCAGATGAGAAAGGGAAAGAACCCCACCAGCCTGCTGGCCCTGCAGCAGATCGCCGACTTCATGACCACCAGCGTGCCCACCATGTACCCTGCTGCCCCTCAGGGTGGCATGGCTGCCCTTAATATGA GTTTGGGCATGGTGACCCCGGTGAACGATCTCCGTGGTTCTGACTCCATCGCCTATGAGAAAGGAGAGAAGCTGCTGCGCTGTAAACTGGCCGCGTTCTACCGCCTGGCCGACCTGTTCGGCTGGTCCCAGCTCATCTACAACCACCTGACC GTCAGGCTGAACTCTGAACAGGAGCGCTTTCTCATCGTCCCCTTCGGACTCCTGTACAGTGAAGTCTCAGCTTCCAGTCTG GTGAAGATCAACCTGCAGGGCGAGATCGTGGAGAGGGGCAGCACTAACCTGGGCGTGAACCAGGCCGGCTTCACCCTCCACTCTGCCATCTACGCAGCCCGACCCGACGTGAAGTGCATCGTTCACATCCACACTCCTGCCGGTGCAGCG gtttcTGCGATGAAGTGTGGCCTCCTGCCCATCTCTCCCGAGGCTCTGTATCTCGGTGAGGTGGCTTACCACGACTACCACGGCATCCTGGTGGACGACGAGGAGAAGATTCTTATACAGAAGAACCTGGGACCCAAAAGCAAG gtgctGATTCTGAGGAACCACGGACTGGTGTCGGTAGGAGAAACTGTAGAAGAGGCTTTTTACTACATCCACAACCTGGTCACAGCCTGTGAGATTCAG GTTCGTACCCTTGCCAGCGCTGGTGGCCCTGATAACCTGGTCATGTTGGACCCGGGGAAGTACAAGATGCGCCCTCGTTACCTGGAGCCCACCGGTGACGGGACGACTCCGCACCCCAAGTGGCAGATCGGGGAGCAGGAGTTCGAAGCCCTGATGCGCATGCTGGATAATTTG GGCTACCGGACCGGCTACCCGTACCGCTGCCCGGCCCTGCGCGACAGAGCCAAAAAGTACAGTGACGTAGAGATCCCGCCGTCCGCCACCAGCTACTCGTACACGGAGGACAGCGACTCGGGCGCTCGCTCCCCGCTCAAGCACAGCTTCCAGCGGGGGCAGCGCGACAAGACCCGCTGGCTGAACTCGGGCCGGCCGGACGACACCCCCGACGAGGGGTCCGAGGGCGGCGGCAGCCCCAAGGGGAAGACTAAG TGGACGAAGGAGGAGAGCGCCCGACAAGTCGCCGTGGCCAATCAGTTCGTCCCCCTCAACACCAACCCCAAAGAGGTCCAGGAGATGCGCAACAAG ATCCGCGAGCAGAACCTGCAGGACATCAAGACCGCTGGACCGCAGTCCCAGGTTCTCACGGGCGCCGTGGTGGATCGCTCCTTCATCCAG AGGGCGACTATCTGGCAT GGGGAGCTGGTCACGGCCTCTAAAGCCATCATAGAGAAGGAGTACCAGCCTCGGGTGATCGTCACCAAGACCGGACCGAACCCGTTCACCAAGCTGACGGATCAGGAGCTGGAGCAGTACCGCCGAGAGGTGGAGCTCAAGCAGAAAGGTCCAGAAG TACAGGTCTCCGAGTCCGGCGGTTCGCTGAAGTCCGGCGCGGAGGGAGTTCCGACTCCTCCCGCGCCGTCGGACGACAAATCTGAGGCGCCCGGCGACACCTCGGCTGCCCTCCAAAGCCAAGGTACGGAGTCTGGGGCGGATTCGCCGCACAAGGAGTTTCACAGCGCCGTGCTGAAAGCCCTGACCACTGAGATATCCGGGCACGAGCTGCCGGATCGAGACGGCCCCGCCGCAG ATCAAACTCAGGAGCCCGGGGAGGTAGGAAAAGCTCCCAGCCCCACCCGTACACCCCCTAGCACCCCGATTCGAGTAGAAGAAG AGCGCCAGCAGGATCAGAGCCCCAAAGACGACAGCGACTCCACCACTTTAAGACAGACCCTTCCCGACCTGACCCCCGACGAGCCCGCAGAGACCGTCGCCCTCCCCGAGGAAGACCCCGCCCCCTCTCAGCCGGAGCCCAGCCCCGCCCAGACGGACGGGGAGGAGCAGGTCGGCGCCGACGGCGACCAGGCCAGCGACGACTCCCCGAACAAATCCCCGtcgaagaagaagaagaaattcCGCACGCCCTCGTTCCTCAAGAAAAGCAAAAAGAAGTCGGAGTCCTAG
- the add1 gene encoding alpha-adducin isoform X1 — MNGDSGAGVVAATPPTNPPHKERYFDRVDESSAEYQRERNMAPDLRQDFNMMEQRKRVSMILQSPAFCDELETLIQDQMRKGKNPTSLLALQQIADFMTTSVPTMYPAAPQGGMAALNMSLGMVTPVNDLRGSDSIAYEKGEKLLRCKLAAFYRLADLFGWSQLIYNHLTVRLNSEQERFLIVPFGLLYSEVSASSLVKINLQGEIVERGSTNLGVNQAGFTLHSAIYAARPDVKCIVHIHTPAGAAVSAMKCGLLPISPEALYLGEVAYHDYHGILVDDEEKILIQKNLGPKSKVLILRNHGLVSVGETVEEAFYYIHNLVTACEIQVRTLASAGGPDNLVMLDPGKYKMRPRYLEPTGDGTTPHPKWQIGEQEFEALMRMLDNLGYRTGYPYRCPALRDRAKKYSDVEIPPSATSYSYTEDSDSGARSPLKHSFQRGQRDKTRWLNSGRPDDTPDEGSEGGGSPKGKTKWTKEESARQVAVANQFVPLNTNPKEVQEMRNKIREQNLQDIKTAGPQSQVLTGAVVDRSFIQRATIWHDAPLSDCLESIDGLDLSDSCSPARSVRKGELVTASKAIIEKEYQPRVIVTKTGPNPFTKLTDQELEQYRREVELKQKGPEVQVSESGGSLKSGAEGVPTPPAPSDDKSEAPGDTSAALQSQGTESGADSPHKEFHSAVLKALTTEISGHELPDRDGPAADQTQEPGEVGKAPSPTRTPPSTPIRVEEERQQDQSPKDDSDSTTLRQTLPDLTPDEPAETVALPEEDPAPSQPEPSPAQTDGEEQVGADGDQASDDSPNKSPSKKKKKFRTPSFLKKSKKKSES, encoded by the exons ATGAACGGAGACTCCGGCGCTGGGGTGGTGGCGGCCACTCCGCCCACCAACCCGCCCCACAAGGAGCGCTACTTCGACCGGGTGGACGAGAGCAGCGCCGAGTACCAGAGAGAGAGGAACATGGCGCCCGACCTCCGGCAGGACTTCAACATGATGGAGCAGCGGAAGAGGGTGTCCATGATCCTGCAGAGTCcg GCCTTCTGCGATGAGCTGGAGACTCTGATCCAGGATCAGATGAGAAAGGGAAAGAACCCCACCAGCCTGCTGGCCCTGCAGCAGATCGCCGACTTCATGACCACCAGCGTGCCCACCATGTACCCTGCTGCCCCTCAGGGTGGCATGGCTGCCCTTAATATGA GTTTGGGCATGGTGACCCCGGTGAACGATCTCCGTGGTTCTGACTCCATCGCCTATGAGAAAGGAGAGAAGCTGCTGCGCTGTAAACTGGCCGCGTTCTACCGCCTGGCCGACCTGTTCGGCTGGTCCCAGCTCATCTACAACCACCTGACC GTCAGGCTGAACTCTGAACAGGAGCGCTTTCTCATCGTCCCCTTCGGACTCCTGTACAGTGAAGTCTCAGCTTCCAGTCTG GTGAAGATCAACCTGCAGGGCGAGATCGTGGAGAGGGGCAGCACTAACCTGGGCGTGAACCAGGCCGGCTTCACCCTCCACTCTGCCATCTACGCAGCCCGACCCGACGTGAAGTGCATCGTTCACATCCACACTCCTGCCGGTGCAGCG gtttcTGCGATGAAGTGTGGCCTCCTGCCCATCTCTCCCGAGGCTCTGTATCTCGGTGAGGTGGCTTACCACGACTACCACGGCATCCTGGTGGACGACGAGGAGAAGATTCTTATACAGAAGAACCTGGGACCCAAAAGCAAG gtgctGATTCTGAGGAACCACGGACTGGTGTCGGTAGGAGAAACTGTAGAAGAGGCTTTTTACTACATCCACAACCTGGTCACAGCCTGTGAGATTCAG GTTCGTACCCTTGCCAGCGCTGGTGGCCCTGATAACCTGGTCATGTTGGACCCGGGGAAGTACAAGATGCGCCCTCGTTACCTGGAGCCCACCGGTGACGGGACGACTCCGCACCCCAAGTGGCAGATCGGGGAGCAGGAGTTCGAAGCCCTGATGCGCATGCTGGATAATTTG GGCTACCGGACCGGCTACCCGTACCGCTGCCCGGCCCTGCGCGACAGAGCCAAAAAGTACAGTGACGTAGAGATCCCGCCGTCCGCCACCAGCTACTCGTACACGGAGGACAGCGACTCGGGCGCTCGCTCCCCGCTCAAGCACAGCTTCCAGCGGGGGCAGCGCGACAAGACCCGCTGGCTGAACTCGGGCCGGCCGGACGACACCCCCGACGAGGGGTCCGAGGGCGGCGGCAGCCCCAAGGGGAAGACTAAG TGGACGAAGGAGGAGAGCGCCCGACAAGTCGCCGTGGCCAATCAGTTCGTCCCCCTCAACACCAACCCCAAAGAGGTCCAGGAGATGCGCAACAAG ATCCGCGAGCAGAACCTGCAGGACATCAAGACCGCTGGACCGCAGTCCCAGGTTCTCACGGGCGCCGTGGTGGATCGCTCCTTCATCCAG AGGGCGACTATCTGGCAT GACGCTCCTCTGTCTGACTGTTTGGAGTCTATCGATGGCCTCGACCTCTCAGACAGCTGTAGCCCTGCTAGGTCTGTTAGAAAG GGGGAGCTGGTCACGGCCTCTAAAGCCATCATAGAGAAGGAGTACCAGCCTCGGGTGATCGTCACCAAGACCGGACCGAACCCGTTCACCAAGCTGACGGATCAGGAGCTGGAGCAGTACCGCCGAGAGGTGGAGCTCAAGCAGAAAGGTCCAGAAG TACAGGTCTCCGAGTCCGGCGGTTCGCTGAAGTCCGGCGCGGAGGGAGTTCCGACTCCTCCCGCGCCGTCGGACGACAAATCTGAGGCGCCCGGCGACACCTCGGCTGCCCTCCAAAGCCAAGGTACGGAGTCTGGGGCGGATTCGCCGCACAAGGAGTTTCACAGCGCCGTGCTGAAAGCCCTGACCACTGAGATATCCGGGCACGAGCTGCCGGATCGAGACGGCCCCGCCGCAG ATCAAACTCAGGAGCCCGGGGAGGTAGGAAAAGCTCCCAGCCCCACCCGTACACCCCCTAGCACCCCGATTCGAGTAGAAGAAG AGCGCCAGCAGGATCAGAGCCCCAAAGACGACAGCGACTCCACCACTTTAAGACAGACCCTTCCCGACCTGACCCCCGACGAGCCCGCAGAGACCGTCGCCCTCCCCGAGGAAGACCCCGCCCCCTCTCAGCCGGAGCCCAGCCCCGCCCAGACGGACGGGGAGGAGCAGGTCGGCGCCGACGGCGACCAGGCCAGCGACGACTCCCCGAACAAATCCCCGtcgaagaagaagaagaaattcCGCACGCCCTCGTTCCTCAAGAAAAGCAAAAAGAAGTCGGAGTCCTAG
- the add1 gene encoding alpha-adducin isoform X6, with the protein MNGDSGAGVVAATPPTNPPHKERYFDRVDESSAEYQRERNMAPDLRQDFNMMEQRKRVSMILQSPAFCDELETLIQDQMRKGKNPTSLLALQQIADFMTTSVPTMYPAAPQGGMAALNMSLGMVTPVNDLRGSDSIAYEKGEKLLRCKLAAFYRLADLFGWSQLIYNHLTVRLNSEQERFLIVPFGLLYSEVSASSLVKINLQGEIVERGSTNLGVNQAGFTLHSAIYAARPDVKCIVHIHTPAGAAVSAMKCGLLPISPEALYLGEVAYHDYHGILVDDEEKILIQKNLGPKSKVLILRNHGLVSVGETVEEAFYYIHNLVTACEIQVRTLASAGGPDNLVMLDPGKYKMRPRYLEPTGDGTTPHPKWQIGEQEFEALMRMLDNLGYRTGYPYRCPALRDRAKKYSDVEIPPSATSYSYTEDSDSGARSPLKHSFQRGQRDKTRWLNSGRPDDTPDEGSEGGGSPKGKTKWTKEESARQVAVANQFVPLNTNPKEVQEMRNKIREQNLQDIKTAGPQSQVLTGAVVDRSFIQGELVTASKAIIEKEYQPRVIVTKTGPNPFTKLTDQELEQYRREVELKQKGPEDQTQEPGEVGKAPSPTRTPPSTPIRVEEERQQDQSPKDDSDSTTLRQTLPDLTPDEPAETVALPEEDPAPSQPEPSPAQTDGEEQVGADGDQASDDSPNKSPSKKKKKFRTPSFLKKSKKKSES; encoded by the exons ATGAACGGAGACTCCGGCGCTGGGGTGGTGGCGGCCACTCCGCCCACCAACCCGCCCCACAAGGAGCGCTACTTCGACCGGGTGGACGAGAGCAGCGCCGAGTACCAGAGAGAGAGGAACATGGCGCCCGACCTCCGGCAGGACTTCAACATGATGGAGCAGCGGAAGAGGGTGTCCATGATCCTGCAGAGTCcg GCCTTCTGCGATGAGCTGGAGACTCTGATCCAGGATCAGATGAGAAAGGGAAAGAACCCCACCAGCCTGCTGGCCCTGCAGCAGATCGCCGACTTCATGACCACCAGCGTGCCCACCATGTACCCTGCTGCCCCTCAGGGTGGCATGGCTGCCCTTAATATGA GTTTGGGCATGGTGACCCCGGTGAACGATCTCCGTGGTTCTGACTCCATCGCCTATGAGAAAGGAGAGAAGCTGCTGCGCTGTAAACTGGCCGCGTTCTACCGCCTGGCCGACCTGTTCGGCTGGTCCCAGCTCATCTACAACCACCTGACC GTCAGGCTGAACTCTGAACAGGAGCGCTTTCTCATCGTCCCCTTCGGACTCCTGTACAGTGAAGTCTCAGCTTCCAGTCTG GTGAAGATCAACCTGCAGGGCGAGATCGTGGAGAGGGGCAGCACTAACCTGGGCGTGAACCAGGCCGGCTTCACCCTCCACTCTGCCATCTACGCAGCCCGACCCGACGTGAAGTGCATCGTTCACATCCACACTCCTGCCGGTGCAGCG gtttcTGCGATGAAGTGTGGCCTCCTGCCCATCTCTCCCGAGGCTCTGTATCTCGGTGAGGTGGCTTACCACGACTACCACGGCATCCTGGTGGACGACGAGGAGAAGATTCTTATACAGAAGAACCTGGGACCCAAAAGCAAG gtgctGATTCTGAGGAACCACGGACTGGTGTCGGTAGGAGAAACTGTAGAAGAGGCTTTTTACTACATCCACAACCTGGTCACAGCCTGTGAGATTCAG GTTCGTACCCTTGCCAGCGCTGGTGGCCCTGATAACCTGGTCATGTTGGACCCGGGGAAGTACAAGATGCGCCCTCGTTACCTGGAGCCCACCGGTGACGGGACGACTCCGCACCCCAAGTGGCAGATCGGGGAGCAGGAGTTCGAAGCCCTGATGCGCATGCTGGATAATTTG GGCTACCGGACCGGCTACCCGTACCGCTGCCCGGCCCTGCGCGACAGAGCCAAAAAGTACAGTGACGTAGAGATCCCGCCGTCCGCCACCAGCTACTCGTACACGGAGGACAGCGACTCGGGCGCTCGCTCCCCGCTCAAGCACAGCTTCCAGCGGGGGCAGCGCGACAAGACCCGCTGGCTGAACTCGGGCCGGCCGGACGACACCCCCGACGAGGGGTCCGAGGGCGGCGGCAGCCCCAAGGGGAAGACTAAG TGGACGAAGGAGGAGAGCGCCCGACAAGTCGCCGTGGCCAATCAGTTCGTCCCCCTCAACACCAACCCCAAAGAGGTCCAGGAGATGCGCAACAAG ATCCGCGAGCAGAACCTGCAGGACATCAAGACCGCTGGACCGCAGTCCCAGGTTCTCACGGGCGCCGTGGTGGATCGCTCCTTCATCCAG GGGGAGCTGGTCACGGCCTCTAAAGCCATCATAGAGAAGGAGTACCAGCCTCGGGTGATCGTCACCAAGACCGGACCGAACCCGTTCACCAAGCTGACGGATCAGGAGCTGGAGCAGTACCGCCGAGAGGTGGAGCTCAAGCAGAAAGGTCCAGAAG ATCAAACTCAGGAGCCCGGGGAGGTAGGAAAAGCTCCCAGCCCCACCCGTACACCCCCTAGCACCCCGATTCGAGTAGAAGAAG AGCGCCAGCAGGATCAGAGCCCCAAAGACGACAGCGACTCCACCACTTTAAGACAGACCCTTCCCGACCTGACCCCCGACGAGCCCGCAGAGACCGTCGCCCTCCCCGAGGAAGACCCCGCCCCCTCTCAGCCGGAGCCCAGCCCCGCCCAGACGGACGGGGAGGAGCAGGTCGGCGCCGACGGCGACCAGGCCAGCGACGACTCCCCGAACAAATCCCCGtcgaagaagaagaagaaattcCGCACGCCCTCGTTCCTCAAGAAAAGCAAAAAGAAGTCGGAGTCCTAG